The following are encoded together in the Bos indicus x Bos taurus breed Angus x Brahman F1 hybrid chromosome 24, Bos_hybrid_MaternalHap_v2.0, whole genome shotgun sequence genome:
- the TIMM21 gene encoding mitochondrial import inner membrane translocase subunit Tim21, whose translation MICTLLRAVRCTERLHGCPGKPWFLPHSVPHRACSQTEPRWRWGLQEQNTTARPRCIWGVTQRSIWTQVRSPQSAKEDGSKQVSVHRSQGGETVLSTSQKVKEAGRDFTYLIVVLIGISITGGLFYTIFRELFSSSSPNKIYGKALEKCRSHPEVISVFGEPVKGYGEVTRRGRRQHVSFIEYKKDGLKHMRVKFYIQGWEPGKQGTVHLEVKENPESGEYEFRYIFVELEPYSRTIVVEDNRS comes from the exons ATGATCTGCACTCTCCTGAGAGCTGTGCGGTGCACGGAGAGGCTGCATGGGTGCCCCGGGAAGCCATGGTTTCTGCCACACTCTGTGCCTCACAGAGCTTGCTCGCAGACTGAGCCCAGGTGGAGATGGGGGCTGCAAGAGCAGAACACGACGGCGCGACCTAGGTGTATTTGGGGAGTCACCCAGAGATCCATTTGGACGCAAGTACGGAGCCCCCAGAGCGCGAAGGAGGACGGCAGCAAGCAAGTGTCTGTGCACAGGAGTCAGGGCGGGGAAACCGTCCTCTCAACGTCACAGAAAG TGAAAGAAGCCGGAAGAGATTTTACCTACTTAATAGTGGTGCTTATTGGAATCAGCATTACAG GTGGCTTGTTTTACACGATCTTCAGAGAACTTTTTTCTTCATCTAGTCCGAATAAGATATATGGGAAAGCCCTAGAAAAGTGCAGATCACATCCCGAG GTCATCAGTGTCTTCGGCGAGCCCGTCAAAGGCTACGGGGAGGTGACACGGCGAGGCCGAAGGCAGCACGTTAG CTTTATTGAATACAAGAAAGATGGGCTGAAACACATGCGAGTGAAGTTCTACATCCAGGGCTGGGAGCCTGGGAAGCAGGGAACCGTGCACCTTGAAGTGAAGGAG aacccAGAAAGTGGTGAATATGAATTTCGGTATATATTTGTAGAACTTGAACCCTATTCTAGAACTATTGTCGTTGAAGATAATCGATCCTGA